The Glycine max cultivar Williams 82 chromosome 12, Glycine_max_v4.0, whole genome shotgun sequence genome window below encodes:
- the BES1-12 gene encoding BES1/BZR1 homolog protein 4 has protein sequence MTSGTRLPTWKERENNKKRERRRRAIAAKIFAGLRMYGNFKLPKHCDNNEVLKALCNKAGWTVEPDGTTYRKGCKPSEGMEIVGGSSAAASPCSSYHPSPCASYNPSPGSSSPYYTQIPNPDGNSLIPWLKNLSTASSSASSPKLPHLYLHSGSISAPVTPPLSSPTARTPRINAEWDEQSARPGPGWTRQQHYSFLPSSSPPSPGRQVVDPEWFAGIKLPHVSPTSPTFSLVSSNPFAFKEHALPSSGSPMWTPAQSGTCSPAVPPGSYQNADIPMSDAVSDEFAFGSNVLGLVKPWEGERIHEEFGSDDLELTLGNSKTR, from the exons ATGACGTCGGGGACGAGGCTACCCACGTGGAAGGAGAGAGAGAACaacaagaagagagagaggagaagaaGAGCCATAGCGGCGAAGATCTTCGCGGGTCTGAGGATGTATGGGAACTTCAAACTCCCAAAACACTGCGACAACAATGAAGTCCTCAAAGCTCTCTGCAACAAAGCTGGTTGGACCGTTGAACCCGATGGAACCACTTACCGCAAG GGATGCAAGCCTTCAGAGGGCATGGAGATAGTTGGTggatcatcagcagcagcaagCCCTTGCTCATCTTACCATCCAAGTCCATGTGCTTCCTACAATCCAAGCCCTGGCTCATCATCCCCTTACTACACCCAAATTCCCAATCCTGATGGCAACTCCCTCATTCCATGGCTCAAGAACCTCTCCACTGCTTCATCTTCAGCATCCTCTCCCAAGCTTCCCCACCTCTACCTCCACAGTGGCTCCATCAGTGCTCCTGTGACGCCTCCTCTGAGCTCTCCAACCGCCAGAACGCCACGAATCAATGCTGAGTGGGACGAGCAGTCTGCGCGGCCGGGGCCCGGATGGACCAGACAGCAGCACTACTCATTCCTGCCATCTTCTAGTCCTCCCAGCCCCGGCCGCCAGGTTGTTGACCCTGAATGGTTTGCTGGGATCAAGCTTCCTCATGTTAGTCCAACCTCACCAACATTCAGCTTGGTCTCCTCAAACCCTTTTGCCTTCAAGGAACATGCTTTGCCCTCCAGCGGTTCGCCAATGTGGACTCCGGCTCAGAGTGGAACATGCTCTCCTGCTGTTCCACCGGGTTCTTATCAGAATGCTGACATTCCTATGTCTGATGCCGTTTCGGATGAATTTGCATTTGGAAGCAACGTGTTGGGGCTTGTCAAGCCTTGGGAAGGAGAAAGGATCCATGAGGAATTTGGATCAGATGATCTTGAACTCACACTTGGTAACTCAAAGACCAG ATGA
- the LOC100783324 gene encoding protein TIC 20-IV, chloroplastic, whose amino-acid sequence MTPQFAASHSFFRVPPTSPSLRFTRNKDLIPERYTIINRKKNHAITAFAGNSLGKSAIQLNAASSPLFADKEAHLSLKLPMSRKSNTTIRQAFIYHSSGFRIPSNAEKPEWWWRTLSCVPYLLALQISAAGFYLEPILEKFPLFRNLVFYIPGAVNRLPNWFPMLYCNVAIVWVVKNKDLPLIFRFHLMMGMLLEHALQIVWISSNFLPLIHFKGTLGMYYWAGVALTYIFVIIRCIRCALLGTFVSIPLLSESAFIHSLFS is encoded by the exons atgacACCTCAATTTGCAGCAAGCCACTCTTTTTTCCGCGTTCCTCCCACTTCCCCTTCTCTCCGTTTCACAAG GAATAAAGATTTGATTCCAGAAAGATATACTATAATCAACAGGAAAAAGAATCATGCCATCACAGCTTTTGCAGGCAATTCTCTTG GAAAATCAGCTATCCAACTCAATGCTGCTTCATCTCCACTATTTGCTGATAAAGAAGCTCACCTCTCACTCAAACTTCCTATGTCTCGAAAATCCAATACTACAATCCGACAAGCATTTATATATCATTCATCTGGTTTCCGAATCCCATCAAATGCTGAGAAGCCAGAATGGTGGTGGAGGACTTTATCCTGTGTTCCCTATCTGTTAGCATTGCAGATATCTGCAGCTGGGTTTTATCTAGAACCTATCCTTGAGAAATTTCCATTGTTTCGGAATTTGGTTTTTTATATCCCAGGAGCTGTCAACCGATTACCAAACTGGTTCCCTATGCTATATTGCAATGTGGCTATTGTATGGGTGGTAAAAAACAAGGACTTGCCCCTTATCTTCAGATTCCATTTAATGATGGGAATGCTACTGGAACATGCTCTGCAGATAGTGTGGATTTCAAGCAATTTCCTGCCACTTATACACTTCAAGGGAACTTTGGGGATGTATTACTGGGCTGGTGTGGCGTTgacatatatttttgtaataataaggTGCATAAGGTGTGCACTTCTGGGTACATTTGTGAGTATCCCTCTACTTAGTGAATCAGCTTTTATTCATTCTCTATTTAGTTAA
- the LOC100815050 gene encoding uncharacterized protein, producing MSVERSFEAWEEVQRHGQDLADRLAQGFSGLIHTHMSPPQFAWPNPPTSKLFDLEFPSQNFGKRDFALATQEYGINGVSAIFDIGNRIGQAGADFGASLNGLVQQFFRSLPVPMPFKHEESSVRVEGGDKGWQRGGVVVAVQEDLGLLSERLKNRGFAESVSGSGGGSAEEEGGGGFNLGSIGLLGRRQGIINFTSTYDSRTQEVEGSLVARGDLWRVEASHGGSASRNENSSLFLVQLGPLLFIRDSTLLLPVHLSKQHLLWYGYDRKNGMHSLCPAVWSKHRRWLLMSMLCLNPLACSFVDLQFPNGQLTYVSGEGLSTSAFLPVYGGLLQAQGQYPGEMRFSFSCKNKWGTRITPMVQWPDKSFSLGLAQALAWKRSGLMVRPSVQFSVCPTVGGSNPGLRAELIHSVKEKLNLICGCAFMTYPSAFASVSIGRSKWNGNVGNSGLVLRVDVPLSTVGRPSFSVQINSGIEF from the exons atgtctGTGGAAAGGTCGTTTGAGGCATGGGAAGAGGTGCAGCGTCACGGGCAGGACCTAGCTGACCGTCTTGCCCAGGGTTTTAGCGGTTTGATTCACACGCATATGAGCCCTCCGCAATTCGCGTGGCCGAACCCTCCGACATCGAAGCTCTTCGATCTGGAGTTCCCTTCGCAGAACTTTGGGAAGAGGGATTTCGCTTTGGCGACCCAGGAGTACGGGATTAATGGCGTGTCAGCGATTTTTGACATCGGGAATCGGATCGGTCAGGCCGGGGCGGATTTCGGTGCCAGCTTGAACGGGCTGGTTCAGCAGTTTTTCCGGTCGTTGCCGGTGCCGATGCCATTCAAGCACGAGGAGAGTTCAGTGAGGGTGGAGGGTGGGGATAAGGGGTGGCAGAGAGGAGGGGTTGTGGTTGCTGTGCAGGAGGATTTGGGATTGCTTAGTGAGAGGTTGAAGAATCGTGGGTTTGCTGAGAGTGTTAGTGGCAGTGGTGGTGGAAGCGCGGAGGAAGAGGGTGGTGGAGGGTTTAACCTTGGGTCTATTGGTCTTCTGGGCAGGCGACAG GGAATCATAAATTTTACATCAACTTATGATAGTAGAACTCAAGAAGTGGAAGGTTCTTTAGTTGCAAGGGGAGATTTGTGGAGAGTAGAGGCATCACATGGTGGTTCTGCGTCTAGAAATGAAAATTCATCTCTTTTCCTGGTTCAGCTTGGACCTCTTCTCTTTATCCGTGATTCAACTCTCCTCTTGCCTGTTCATTTGTCAAAGCAGCACTTGCTGTGGTATGGCTATGATAGAAAG aatGGAATGCATTCTCTTTGTCCAGCAGTGTGGTCAAAACACAGAAGGTGGCTGTTAATGTCCATGCTTTGCCTGAATCCCCTAGCTTGT TCATTTGTGGATCTTCAATTCCCTAATGGGCAACTAACCTACGTATCTGGAGAGGGTCTAAGTACCAGTGCTTTCCTTCCTGTTTATGGAGGTCTTCTTCAAGCTCAGGGTCAATATCCTGGGGAAATGAGATTCAGCTTTTCGTGCAAG AATAAGTGGGGAACAAGAATCACACCAATGGTACAATGGCCTGACAAATCATTTTCTTTGGGTCTTGCTCAAGCCTTGGCCTGGAAGCGATCTGGTCTAATGGTGAGGCCATCTGTTCAATTCAG TGTGTGTCCTACTGTTGGTGGAAGCAATCCAGGGTTGCGGGCAGAACTCATTCATTCAGTTAAAGAGAAACTTAATCTAATTTGTGGATGTGCTTTCATGACATATCCTTCTGCCTTTGCTTCAGTATCT ATTGGAAGATCAAAGTGGAATGGAAATGTGGGGAACTCGGGTCTAGTTCTAAGAGTTGATGTTCCTCTCTCCACCGTTGGGCGCCCTTCCTTCTCCGTTCAGATAAATAGTGGCATTGAGTTTTGA